In Zingiber officinale cultivar Zhangliang chromosome 6A, Zo_v1.1, whole genome shotgun sequence, a single genomic region encodes these proteins:
- the LOC121995877 gene encoding auxin response factor 17-like — protein sequence MKLSSPGVGNPQQEAQDTEEQICLNSELWHACAGPLVSLPIVGSRVVYFPQGHSEQVAASTNKEINSLPSYPSLPPQLVCQLHNVTMHADKETDEVYAQMTLQPLSPQEQKDPYLPTELGTPSKQPTNYFCKTLTASDTSTHGGFSVPRRAAEKVFPPLDFTQQPPCQELIARDLHGNEWKFRHIFRGQPKRHLLTTGWSVFVSAKRLVAGDSVLFIWNDNNQLLLGIRRATRPQTVMPSSVLSSDSMHIGLLAAAAHAAATNSRFTIFYNPRASPSEFVIPLAKYVKAVYHTRISVGMRFRMLFETEESSVRRYMGTITGISDLDPVHWPNSHWRSVKVGWDESTAGQRQPRVSLWEIEPLTTFPMYPPPFPFRLKRPWPIGLPSLLGGKEDDIGLNSSLMWLRNAGNPAFQSLNFQGMGVTPWMQIPPRFDTQMLGLQTDMYQTAAVAAIQETRNADTTKHVPQMLQFQQTPNTTSRSSPLLPTQVLQNGQPQLPQTFHQNIPINQVQGQPQSEYLQCQLPQVYSLSEQQQQQQILQQQIPEQQQILHHQHMQQKKLLLNNEQISDGVPSLPQLMAESPSPSTAMQSVSPFSRPQNFSESSNCDPTSTASPLHNLLQQFSPEAASNLLAWVRSNPAISSRPDQLSSKRLAVESMLPPAGDQSVMPQLGQLGVTQTSISQHYVALPPFPGRERMVDQDGNIDSQSHHLFSVNFDSSSLLVQNGMTNPSNASTETDSLNMHYAGSNFVGSLGNDFSSNQALTGVYDFEEPGYLPTRENAESLNEKGRTFVKIYKSGSYGRSLDITRFSSYNELRSELGRLFGLEGQLEDPLRSGWQLVFVDREDDTLLVGDDPWQEFVNNVWCIQILSPQEMQQMGKQSTDSSNSALTKRLPTSSCDDYISRQDSRNLSTTRITSVGSLEY from the exons ATGAAACTCTCGTCACCAGGTGTTGGAAATCCGCAGCAAGAAG CCCAAGATACAGAAGAACAAATATGCTTGAATTCGGAGTTATGGCATGCTTGTGCTGGACCACTAGTCTCATTACCTATTGTTGGAAGTCGTGTAGTCTATTTCCCTCAAGGCCATAGTGAACAG GTAGCTGCATCGACCAATAAGGAAATCAATTCCCTTCCTAGCTACCCGAGCTTACCCCCTCAGTTGGTTTGCCAGCTTCATAATGTTACTATGCAC GCAGACAAAGAGACAGATGAAGTTTATGCCCAGATGACTTTGCAACCATTAAGTCCA CAAGAACAAAAAGATCCCTATCTACCTACTGAATTGGGTACACCGAGCAAACAGCCAACTAATTACTTCTGCAAGACACTAACTGCAAGTGACACCAGTACACATGGTGGATTCTCTGTTCCTCGTCGAGCAGCAGAAAAAGTGTTTCCTCCATTG GATTTTACACAGCAGCCTCCTTGTCAAGAGTTGATTGCGAGGGACCTCCATGGTAACGAGTGGAAGTTCCGCCACATATTTCGAG GTCAGCCAAAGAGGCATCTTCTCACAACAGGATGGAGTGTTTTTGTGAGCGCAAAGAGACTTGTTGCGGGGGATTCTGTTCTTTTCATATG GAATGATAACAATCAGTTACTTCTGGGAATTAGGCGTGCTACTAGGCCACAAACAGTTATGCCTTCATCTGTTTTGTCTAGTGATAGCATGCACATAGGACTTCTTGCTGCAGCTGCTCATGCTGCTGCCACAAACAGTCGATTTACTATATTCTATAATCCAAG GGCAAGCCCTTCTGAATTTGTTATCCCACTTGCTAAGTATGTGAAAGCTGTCTATCACACCCGCATTTCTGTGGGTATGCGTTTCAGGATGCTTTTTGAGACAGAAGAGTCAAGTGTTCGAAG ATATATGGGTACGATTACTGGAATTAGTGATCTTGATCCTGTCCATTGGCCAAATTCACATTGGCGCTCCGTTAAG GTTGGCTGGGATGAGTCAACTGCTGGACAGAGGCAGCCGAGGGTGTCGCTCTGGGAAATTGAGCCTCTCACAACTTTTCCGATGTATCCACCCCCGTTTCCCTTTAGGCTTAAGCGTCCATGGCCTATTGGATTGCCCTCCCTTCTCG GTGGAAAGGAGGATGATATCGGTCTGAATTCATCTTTAATGTGGCTCCGAAATGCAGGAAATCCTGCATTTCAATCACTGAATTTTCAGGGCATGGGTGTTACGCCGTGGATGCAAATTCCACCACGGTTTGATACCCAAATGCTCGGTCTGCAAACCGACATGTACCAGACAGCGGCTGTGGCAGCAATTCAGGAAACAAGGAATGCGGACACTACGAAGCACGTACCTCAGATGCTGCAATTCCAGCAAACTCCAAACACTACTAGCAGATCATCCCCGTTACTACCCACTCAAGTTCTGCAGAATGGACAACCGCAACTTCCTCAAACCTTCCATCAAAATATACCAATAAACCAGGTGCAAGGCCAGCCTCAATCTGAATATCTTCAGTGTCAGCTTCCACAAGTATACTCACTTAGcgagcagcagcagcaacaacaaatTTTGCAGCAACAAATACCAGAGCAGCAGCAAATTCTGCATCATCAGCATATGCAACAGAAGAAATTGTTATTGAATAATGAACAAATTTCTGATGGAGTACCTTCCTTGCCTCAACTTATGGCTGAATCACCGTCTCCATCTACTGCAATGCAAAGTGTTTCTCCATTTTCCCGGCCGCAGAATTTTTCCGAGAGTAGTAACTGTGACCCAACTTCTACCGCCTCTCCATtgcacaatcttttgcaacagtTTTCTCCAGAGGCAGCATCAAATCTGCTTGCGTGGGTGAGAAGCAACCCGGCAATAAGTTCTAGACCTGATCAATTGTCATCAAAGAGATTAGCAGTTGAATCAATGCTCCCCCCTGCTGGAGATCAGTCTGTCATGCCTCAGCTAGGACAATTAGGCGTGACACAAACTAGCATTTCTCAGCATTATGTGGCATTGCCGCCGTTTCCTGGAAGAGAGCGCATGGTGGATCAAGATGGTAACATTGATTCCCAGAGCCATCACTTGTTTAGTGTTAACTTCGACTCCTCTTCACTTCTGGTCCAGAATGGTATGACAAACCCAAGTAATGCTAGCACTGAGACTGACTCATTGAACATGCATTATGCTGGTAGTAATTTTGTGGGTTCCTTAGGAAATGATTTTTCATCGAATCAAGCATTGACTGGTGTGTATGATTTTGAGGAACCTGGATATTTACCTACTCGTGAAAATGCAGAATCTCTCAATGAAAAAGGTCGAACCTTTGTAAAG ATTTATAAATCAGGATCCTACGGAAGGTCACTCGACATAACCAGATTCAGCAGCTACAATGAGCTCCGTAGTGAGCTGGGGCGTTTATTTGGCCTTGAAGGCCAGTTGGAAGACCCTTTGAGATCAGGCTGGCAGCTTGTATTCGTCGACAGGGAGGATGACACTCTTCTTGTCGGTGATGATCCTTGGCA GGAGTTTGTGAACAACGTATGGTGCATACAGATACTTTCGCCTCAGGAAATGCAGCAGATGGGAAAACAAAGCACCGATTCATCCAACTCTGCCCTGACCAAAAGGCTCCCAACCAGTAGCTGCGACGATTACATTAGCCGCCAGGACTCAAGGAACCTGAGCACCACCAGGATAACATCTGTCGGGTCACTCGAATACTGA